aaaaaaaaaacaaatggatTCTTTTGAGAGCAACAGATGTGGGCTCACCTGAATTACCTTCTTTCAAAGAGCCCTTAAGAGTCTAACAATTTGGCCTGGAGAAGATGAGAGGAATTTACACCCTTATTACACTCTCAGCACTATGGGCATCCTCTAGGAAAGAAGAACACAACCTTCATGCTGCTCTTGCTTTAGCACTCTGATGCTTTCTGCATGCGTATTAATGACAAACCAAAGTGATGAAATAGACaaacttcttgcatcaaacctAGAGCAAAGAGTCTAGCTCATGGACATGTCTTCTATGCTGTTTAAAAGATAGCCTATGATCTGTagagaaactttttatgaatcACTTGTGATTTTTTGGCTTGTTCAAAATGACTATGATCTGTAGAGaaactttcttttgttttaatatatttacACTTTCTATAAACAGTAGAAATTTTAAATCTTCGTGCTTATGTCGCTGTGATTCCTTCTACACATGTTCATAACTTGACATTTTTGTTAAATGTCATCATGGCATTCCAGAGTTAAAGGTATCTCCTTATCTTAGCATATATGAATATGAAACTAGGGTATCACAGAGTAGCGATATGCATTTGTGTCCCTATTTTACTTTAAGAAGCTCTCATTCACACCCCAAAGAAGGTCAAAATGAAAGTGAAGAGCTCTTATGTTTCCTGCACAACTATTCtcctattttatattaaaagggGCTAGTTGTAATTGTTTTGAAAAGGGTTATTAGTAGTATATGAAAAGTATGGCTCTCTAATCCATTCTAATGCATGGTGAATTTGAACATTAatgcttttcttcttctcttggTATGATTGTGTCAAATATCTTCCCATATTAACATCCCAAAATTGACGCGGTTacaatttttcccttttcaaaCATAAAATTCTTTTGAGAATTACAGATTGTTATAATTTAGAAATGCTTTACTGTTATGAATGCATGGATGCTCTGTGTGACCACTTTGGTACTTAAACGCATTaggtttttaagtttttccaGGGCTGCTGGgcattataataattattttcagCATTTCAATGTAGTGAGCAAGTCCTGTTGCTGAAACATAAATATATCTGAATTTAGTTCAAGTGTAAAACAAAATGGTCTGTCTAGACACCTTAATGAGAGCattctttaatttcaatagtTTTAcctatgaaatattttatttttatacttatcaaaatttattattttttattttttatttttatggaatcTATGAATTTCTTATAACTTTGGCTTTTTGACTCAATTGAGTTGTTTGAATTTTCATTCTTGTGCAGATTATCCTAAACAAGGTGTTGCTCGTTGGAACCCGAAACAGTACCTACATTGGAAAACCAGTGGTGACTAATGCTGCTGTACATGCTGTAGTTGAAGAGCAGGTAGTTCATTATCTCCCGATACGTATAATTAATTGACCAAAATAGTTAGATACATGTCATGTGTATCGGGAATGTAAGGCCTGATTATTGTTGTTGTCTTCCTCCATGACCTTTACATCTTTAATGCAGGGTTTAAATCCCAAAGTAATTGTCTTCaagtataagaagaagaaaaactatcGGAGAAATATTGGTCATCGACAGGTATCGTACGAAGTTTACTAGTATCATTGATGGTAAAGTAGCCACTGTTAATGGTTTATTGCATATATGTAACTCTGGTGAATGCGTAAAGCAACTGCTAtcgcttaaaaaaaaagggtaaactaTGTATTTAGTCTCTATCCTTTACAttgtatttcaatttggttcataacctttcaattgtgtcaatttggttcctaacttTTCAGTGCTGTATCAATTTAGCCCTTGTCGTTAtctcttggatgaaaattgctaaCGTGactaatggccaaaataaaatattaatttattgtcaTATCAacggaaaataattttttattttggccattaacCACGTCATCAATTTACATCTAAGAGATAATGATagtgactaaattgacatgacattgaaaaggatagggaccaaattggcacaattgaaaggttaaagatcaaattaaaatatggtgtaaaggatAAGAACTAAATACGTATtttacccaaataaaaaattggcacTAAAACAATGACTCAAGGAGTACAAGAAGGTTACCATATCATATATGCATTATGCACTTGGCATTAGAGTTGTTGCTCTCTTCCAACATATTTCCACCGTTATCTCTCACTTgtttgcaaccaaaaaaatgaacacGATAATTTCATTTTAAGCTCACAGCTGTGTTGCGGGAGTAACCGTCCAGCCCCGTGCCATGGGGGTTTTATGACAGAATTGAACCCAGCTGCTCCTTGGGGTTGTAAATTACCACCAGGTAGAGACACCTGTGGTCAAGCTTGAGACTTGAGTAGTGTTGCCTGCTAGAAAAATCTCCTTGATGGGTGAACCTCCCATTTTGCTATTTCCATCCTAGCTACAATCCACAAACACAGCAATAGTTCAACTCATAtgatttatctatatataatttagcTATGTACTTTCATAAAATatctttaatataatttaaactcaTTTGGCTAATCTTGTTTAGAATGATTTGAATGTTACTCACTTTTGCAGCCAAATACAAGGATACGGATAACCGGTATCACTGGCTATGAGGACTATCCAGCTGTCACGCTTGAGTCATAGGATTTCTTGGCGAGGTTAAGATTGACATCTGAATGTTTTGTGGAGGCTTTGATCTCACATTTTGTATGTAATTTCCTTTGTAGGGTAGCCCCAGcaatgaattataaaaattattttgtgctGAAATGAATTTTATTCAACTAGAATTTGTTGTGTACATCGTGTTTGATGCATATCAGTGAATTTTGCTTTAGTGAGTTACCTTTCTTGGCCATCCATGCGCAAGGTAATAGTGTCACAcgcaatttaatttatttattaaatcacTAAAATCCTTAAACCCTTCAATTCCCTTTAAAGACACGGttcaattttaccaaaaacaaataaaaaaaataacctgACCTGATTCTTTCAATGTTTTTTGCCCTTGAATAATCacttcattaatatatatatatatatatatatatatatatatttttttttgagaaaaaacttCACTGAATATTATTAAGGTAGGCTAGTAAGGTCAGCCTGAACAACAGGTAATAGATCTGGTGGCACATTTTCCATCCAGATTTGCATATGATTGAGGGTCTTTGACTTCCTCGCTAGAGAGTGGGCTAACTTATTACCCATGCGACGTACAAGAGAAGTTTTAAAAGCTGGAAGGAAATTACTGAGATATACAATGTCATGCACTAAATGTCCATAGGATGAAAAGTTTCTGCCATCTTCTAACAAAGTCTTGTGTAGTGTTTCAGAGTCCCCTTCAAGTATGACGTGATTAACGCCCAGCTCCACAGCAAGTTCAAGAGCTCTCTGTGCTGCAAGGACTTCGACCTCTATGACTGACATTGGCAATGGAATTTTTTGGGACAAAGATGCCATAACTCTGCTATCCTTGTTTCGTATGACAACACCCAATCCTGCACTGTTATCGTCGGCAAAGGTGGCGCCGTCGAAGTTAATCTTGTACCAGTTATCTTGGGGTGGAGTCCACGTTGCTGCCTGCATTCTCCCCTGTTTTGTGGACGTCATGGTGCTGGAATGGGACTCAAGTTGTCGCTCCCTAGAGTGTTCCAACACCTTGTCCAGTGGGAGTGTTGGTTTCCCGAGTCGGAGATTATTTCTCCGGTTCCACAGGTTCCATATCACCAAGGAGAAGAGCGCCAGATTTGCTGTACCTgcaaaaaccaaaccaataaaGTCAGTGAAACATGTGCTCTGTTTGAGAGTGCCTTGATTCCACTCCGGGATGGAATTTCCAAGGGATTGCAAGGCTGGACAGCGGTAGAGAGCATGGATAATATCTTCATCTTCTTGTTTGCATATCTCACACCGTGCATCAGTTGTGATCTTGCGCCGAAACAGGTTTGCTTTTGTGGGTAGGGAGTTTTTGCAAGCTTTCCATAACAGAGTCTTCACTTTGTTTGGAACTTCAAGAGTCCAGATTTTGTTCCACAGCGGTTTCAGAGCTTGAGTTAATGATTGACCCGGTTGTTGCACTCTAGAGGCTTCCTGTAAAAACCGGTATCCTGACTTGACCGTGTATCTTCCGTTCGGTGTGAATGGCCATATGAGGACATCATCTTGAATGGTGCGACACAGGGGCATGGTTTTTATAATTGATGCTTCAAACTCATAAAAAACTCTGTCAACTAAATCAGCCTTCCATATTTTTTGCCCTTGGTCAATAAAATCTCCAACCTTAGCACCTTCCCACCCAACCACTACAGGCGTGATGATTCTAGGATTATGTTTAGTAGGCAGCCAGTTCTCCCCCCAAACATTGACAGATAGGCCTGACCCTATTCTCCATGCTGCACCTTTCTTGATGACATCTCTCCCCttcaaaatactcttccaagcgTATGAGGCGTTTGCCGGATTTTTTGCTTCCATGATTGTAGAATTTGGAAAAAACTTCGCCTTGAAGACTCGGTAGAATAAAGAATTCGTGTCATGAAGTAGACGCCAAGTTTGTTTGGCTAGGAGGGCATCATTAAACAAAGCAAGGTCTTTGAAGCCCATACCCCCTTGGTTTTTGGGTTTACACAAATCTTGCCATTTaacccaatgaattttcctattATCACCCTTTTGACCCCAGAAAAATCTGCATATCATTGATTCAAGCTCCTGGCACAAGGAAAGTGGTAGTTTGAAGCATGTCATTGTGTAAGTGGGTAGAGCTTGGGCCACAGATTTGATTAAAATCTCTCGTCCCGCTTGAGATAAGAGCTTAGCTTCCCAACCAGCTAGTCTTTTCCAAACTTGCTGCTTGATATGGTTGAAACTCTCCTTCTTTTTTCGACCCACAAGTGATGGAAGGCCaagatatttttcatattgttgAATGACCGAAACTCCAAGCATAGATTTGATTGAAGCTTGCATCTCTTCGGATGTGGATTTGCTAAAGAAGAGAGTAGTCTTGGTGCGATTAATTTGTTGCCCCGAAGCATTCTCATATTTAGCCAAGATATCAAGTAGGCATTGGCATTCACTTTCCTTAGTCCTGCAAAAAATTACACTATCGTCTGCAAAAAGTAGGTGGGTTAGCTTAGGACCATTTTGACAAATAGATACTCCTCTTATGTCTCCATTAAGGGCTGCCTTATTGATTAGGCCATGTAGGCCTTCAGTGCACATGAGAAAGAGGTAGGGGGACAGGGGATCCCCTTGTCTGAGCCCTCTTGTAGGAGTAATATTGCCATGGGGTTCaccattaatcaaaatagagTAGGATGCATTTGTAATACAGAGCATCATAAGGTGTACCCATCTACTATGAAAACCCATCTTCACCAAAACATGCTCCATGTAAGACCATTCCACTCTATCATAGGCCTTACTCATATTAAGTTTCAAGGACATAAAACCTGTCTTTCCTTTATTGTGATTTCTCATATGATGCAAGGTTTCAAAAGCCACTAAAATATTGTTAGAAATCAGGCGATCAGACAAAAAAGCACTTTGATGTTCCGAAATAAGCTGaggcataatattttttaatctatttgccaaaattttagcaaaaatacgACAAAGCACATTACTCAAGCTTATAGGCCTAAATTGAGACACATATTACGGATCTTTAACTTTAGGAATTAAAGTTATATAGGAATGACCAAGAGATTGTGGCAATGTACCTGTGTTCAGATAGTGTAAAATGGAGTGGGAAACATCTGAACCAACCAGGGACCAATAGCTTTGATAGAACAAAGGAGGCATGCCGTCGGGGCCCGGTGCTTTCAACGGTGCCATATCTTTCACTGCAACTTCAACTTCTTGAATGGTGAATGCCTTTGTGAGTGTGTCGTTCATAGACTCAGTGACTACTTGAGGAATAACTTCAACCACATCCGCCAAGTTTTCCGAATTAACTGTTGTAAAGAGATCCCTATAAAACCCGAGAATGGTGTCATTTATTTGGCTCTGGCTTGTGCACCACCTACCCGTGGAGTCATACAATTTAGTAATGTAATTACGTCGGCGCCTCTGAGAAGCTTTGCTGTGGAAGAACTTAGTGTTACGGTCACCATCCTTCAGCCACAAGATCCTGGACCTTTGTCTCCACATTTGTACCTCTTTATCAAGAAGTAAGTTTATTTCCGATTCCAGTACTCTCATTCTTCTAGAATCACCAGTTCGGACCGAAAATCTCTCTGCCTGTtgtaattcttttctttttttcgccAACTCCTGTCGTACATTACCAAAGTGTCTTTTGCTCCAACATAATAATTCATGGCCACATTTGTCTATTTTTTTCAGCACTCTAATATCCCACGGTTCCAAGCTATTCTCAGTCCACACTGCTTCAATGGTCTCTCCGCACCCCTTGTCAGTCATCCACATTTGTTCAAAGCGAAAAGGTTTCTGAAAGTTTGTTGACATACCTTCAGGATTGATCCATATTGGCTTATGGTCTGAAACTGTTGTGTCTAAGTGGTGGACTTTTGTTCTAGGAAACATACTAAACCA
This DNA window, taken from Quercus robur chromosome 2, dhQueRobu3.1, whole genome shotgun sequence, encodes the following:
- the LOC126698101 gene encoding uncharacterized protein LOC126698101, whose amino-acid sequence is MQLFRDVVDECAFIDLGFVGFPFTWHKHFADYTVWERLDRALATTEWFSMFPRTKVHHLDTTVSDHKPIWINPEGMSTNFQKPFRFEQMWMTDKGCGETIEAVWTENSLEPWDIRVLKKIDKCGHELLCWSKRHFGNVRQELAKKRKELQQAERFSVRTGDSRRMRVLESEINLLLDKEVQMWRQRSRILWLKDGDRNTKFFHSKASQRRRRNYITKLYDSTGRWCTSQSQINDTILGFYRDLFTTVNSENLADVVEVIPQVVTESMNDTLTKAFTIQEVEVAVKDMAPLKAPGPDGMPPLFYQSYWSLVGSDVSHSILHYLNTVAFETLHHMRNHNKGKTGFMSLKLNMSKAYDRVEWSYMEHVLVKMGFHSRWVHLMMLCITNASYSILINGEPHGNITPTRGLRQGDPLSPYLFLMCTEGLHGLINKAALNGDIRGVSICQNGPKLTHLLFADDSVIFCRTKESECQCLLDILAKYENASGQQINRTKTTLFFSKSTSEEMQASIKSMLGVSVIQQYEKYLGLPSLVGRKKKESFNHIKQQVWKRLAGWEAKLLSQAGREILIKSVAQALPTYTMTCFKLPLSLCQELESMICRFFWGQKGDNRKIHWVKWQDLCKPKNQGGMGFKDLALFNDALLAKQTWRLLHDTNSLFYRVFKAKFFPNSTIMEAKNPANASYAWKSILKGRDVIKKGAAWRIGSGLSVNVWGENWLPTKHNPRIITPVVVGWEGAKVGDFIDQGQKIWKADLVDRVFYEFEASIIKTMPLCRTIQDDVLIWPFTPNGRYTVKSGYRFLQEASRVQQPGQSLTQALKPLWNKIWTLEVPNKVKTLLWKACKNSLPTKANLFRRKITTDARCEICKQEDEDIIHALYRCPALQSLGNSIPEWNQGTLKQSTCFTDFIGLVFAGTANLALFSLVIWNLWNRRNNLRLGKPTLPLDKVLEHSRERQLESHSSTMTSTKQGRMQAATWTPPQDNWYKINFDGATFADDNSAGLGVVIRNKDSRVMASLSQKIPLPMSVIEVEVLAAQRALELAVELGVNHVILEGDSETLHKTLLEDGRNFSSYGHLVHDIVYLSNFLPAFKTSLVRRMGNKLAHSLARKSKTLNHMQIWMENVPPDLLPVVQADLTSLP